The following proteins come from a genomic window of Sphaerisporangium rubeum:
- a CDS encoding glycosyltransferase family 2 protein, whose protein sequence is MDIDVVLPCLNEAAALTRVLERMPEGYRPIVVDNGSTDGSAAIAARLGATVVTEPRRGFGAACHAGLTAARGDIVCFMDADATLDPRQLPRVADPVREGRAGLVLGRRVPAERGAWPPHARLANAALARMLRGRTGVPLRDLGPMRAATRTGLLALGLRDRRFGYPLEMVLRASAAGWAIIETDVDYLARAGRSKVTGTVRGTARAIADMRRVIRETA, encoded by the coding sequence ATGGACATCGATGTCGTGCTGCCCTGCCTGAACGAGGCGGCGGCGCTCACCCGGGTGCTGGAGCGGATGCCGGAGGGATACCGGCCCATCGTGGTCGACAACGGCTCCACCGACGGGTCGGCCGCGATCGCCGCGCGTCTCGGCGCGACCGTGGTGACCGAGCCACGGCGCGGGTTCGGGGCCGCCTGCCACGCCGGGCTGACGGCGGCACGCGGCGACATCGTCTGCTTCATGGACGCCGACGCCACCCTCGACCCCCGGCAGCTTCCCCGGGTCGCGGACCCCGTGCGCGAGGGCCGGGCCGGCCTGGTGCTCGGACGGCGCGTCCCCGCCGAACGCGGCGCGTGGCCGCCGCACGCGCGGCTCGCCAACGCCGCGCTCGCGCGCATGCTGCGCGGACGCACCGGGGTGCCGCTGCGCGACCTCGGGCCGATGCGGGCCGCCACACGGACCGGCCTGCTCGCGCTCGGGTTGCGGGACCGCAGGTTCGGCTACCCCCTGGAGATGGTGCTGCGCGCGTCGGCGGCCGGCTGGGCGATCATCGAGACCGACGTGGACTACCTGGCACGGGCCGGCCGGTCCAAGGTCACCGGCACGGTGCGCGGCACCGCACGTGCGATCGCCGACATGCGGCGCGTCATCCGGGAGACGGCGTGA
- a CDS encoding NAD-dependent epimerase/dehydratase family protein, whose translation MRILLTGAAGFIGGHVARALEAAGHDVTGLDVRTGGDVRSAADLDLALPGVEAVVHQAAKVGLGVDVADLPDYASVNVYGTAELLAAMARHGTGRLVLASSMVVYGEGAYDCARHGRVRPGPRTVADLDRGRFEPRCPDCAAPLAPAMIAEDAPADPRNAYATTKLAQEHLAAGWARETGGVAVALRYHNVYGPGMPRDTPYSGVAAIFRSALEAGRAPRVFEDGGQRRDFVHVGDISEANVAALAGGRPGRLVAYNIASGHPHTVGEMAAALAAAYGGPEPVVTGEYRLGDVRHVTAAPDLAAKELGFQARTPFAEGMREFAAAPLG comes from the coding sequence ATGAGGATTCTGCTCACCGGCGCGGCCGGGTTCATCGGCGGTCACGTGGCGCGTGCGCTGGAGGCGGCGGGGCACGACGTGACCGGTCTGGACGTCAGGACCGGTGGCGACGTGCGGTCCGCCGCCGATCTGGACCTGGCGTTGCCGGGAGTGGAGGCCGTGGTCCACCAGGCGGCCAAGGTCGGGCTCGGGGTGGACGTGGCCGACCTGCCGGACTACGCGTCGGTCAACGTGTACGGCACGGCCGAACTGCTCGCGGCGATGGCACGGCACGGCACCGGCCGCCTGGTGCTGGCGTCGTCGATGGTCGTCTACGGGGAAGGGGCCTACGACTGCGCGCGGCACGGCCGGGTACGGCCGGGCCCCCGCACCGTCGCCGACCTGGATCGAGGACGGTTCGAGCCGCGTTGCCCTGACTGCGCGGCGCCGCTGGCCCCCGCGATGATCGCCGAGGACGCGCCGGCCGATCCGCGCAACGCCTACGCCACCACCAAGCTCGCACAGGAGCACCTCGCCGCCGGCTGGGCCAGGGAGACCGGTGGTGTCGCGGTGGCGTTGCGCTACCACAACGTGTACGGACCCGGCATGCCGAGGGACACCCCGTACTCGGGTGTGGCGGCGATCTTCCGGTCGGCCCTGGAGGCCGGCCGGGCCCCCCGGGTGTTCGAGGACGGCGGCCAGCGCCGGGACTTCGTGCATGTCGGCGACATCTCCGAAGCCAACGTCGCCGCACTCGCAGGCGGCCGGCCCGGCCGGCTGGTGGCGTACAACATCGCGAGCGGTCACCCGCACACCGTGGGGGAGATGGCCGCGGCGCTGGCGGCGGCCTACGGCGGCCCCGAGCCGGTGGTCACAGGGGAGTACCGGCTCGGCGACGTACGGCACGTCACAGCCGCACCGGACCTCGCGGCCAAGGAACTGGGCTTCCAGGCACGCACCCCGTTCGCCGAAGGCATGAGGGAGTTCGCCGCCGCGCCGCTGGGATGA
- a CDS encoding TetR family transcriptional regulator — MPSEARSFIEQARRAQIVACAIDAIATLGYGNASLAKIAKLAKVSTGVIIYHFGSKDELIRAVVEEVARIATEMMVPRIMAETTATGGLRAYIESNLDFMRLHPRPLLALVEIVGHGRAEDGGPGPYAAQHETALTDLAKVLDWGRHTGEFRDFATRPMALAIRGAIDAVPAEMIKNPELDLREISRELVTVFTLATRSTP; from the coding sequence GTGCCGTCAGAAGCGCGGTCGTTCATCGAACAGGCGCGGCGCGCGCAGATCGTCGCCTGCGCCATCGACGCCATCGCGACGCTCGGGTACGGCAACGCTTCGCTGGCGAAGATCGCCAAGCTGGCCAAGGTGAGCACCGGGGTGATCATTTATCACTTCGGCAGCAAGGACGAGCTGATCAGGGCCGTCGTGGAGGAGGTGGCCCGGATCGCGACCGAGATGATGGTGCCGCGGATCATGGCGGAGACCACCGCGACCGGCGGGCTGCGCGCGTACATCGAGTCGAACCTGGACTTCATGCGGCTGCATCCCCGGCCGTTGCTCGCGCTCGTGGAGATCGTGGGACACGGACGCGCGGAGGACGGCGGGCCGGGGCCGTACGCGGCGCAGCACGAGACCGCGCTCACCGATCTCGCCAAGGTCCTGGACTGGGGACGGCACACCGGGGAGTTCCGTGACTTCGCCACGCGGCCGATGGCGCTCGCCATACGCGGGGCCATCGACGCCGTCCCCGCGGAAATGATCAAAAACCCTGAGCTGGACCTGCGGGAGATCTCCCGCGAACTCGTCACCGTCTTCACGCTCGCGACCCGGAGCACACCATGA
- a CDS encoding ABC transporter ATP-binding protein, giving the protein MIPALQTSRLRKAFGDKIAVDDIDLTIPAGSFYGLVGQNGAGKTTTLSMAVGLLRPDGGSARIFGADVWSDPAVAKALVGVLPDGLAMPERLTGREVLTYLGLLRGLPREVVDQRAAELLAVLELDEAEKTLVIEYSTGMRKKIGLATALLHAPRLLVLDEPFEAVDPVSAATIKTILRGFVAGGGSIVLSSHVMALVEQLCDHVAVIDKGRVAAAGTLDEVRGASTLEDAFVGLVGAESGGIKELAWLSR; this is encoded by the coding sequence ATGATCCCCGCATTACAGACCTCCCGCCTGCGCAAGGCCTTCGGCGACAAGATCGCCGTCGACGACATCGACCTGACCATCCCGGCGGGCTCCTTCTACGGCCTCGTCGGCCAGAACGGCGCCGGCAAGACCACCACGCTGTCCATGGCCGTCGGCCTGCTGCGGCCCGACGGCGGCAGCGCGCGGATCTTCGGTGCGGACGTGTGGTCCGACCCCGCCGTGGCGAAGGCCCTGGTGGGGGTGCTGCCGGACGGCCTGGCCATGCCGGAGCGGCTCACCGGCCGCGAGGTGCTCACCTACCTCGGGCTGCTGCGCGGGCTTCCGCGTGAGGTGGTGGACCAACGGGCCGCCGAGCTGCTGGCCGTGCTGGAGCTGGACGAGGCGGAGAAGACCCTGGTCATCGAGTACTCCACCGGCATGCGCAAGAAGATCGGCCTCGCCACCGCGCTGCTGCACGCGCCGCGGCTGCTGGTGCTCGACGAGCCGTTCGAGGCCGTGGACCCGGTGTCCGCCGCGACCATCAAGACCATCTTGCGCGGCTTCGTGGCGGGTGGCGGTTCCATCGTGCTGTCCAGCCACGTCATGGCCCTGGTCGAGCAGCTCTGCGACCACGTCGCGGTGATCGACAAGGGCCGGGTGGCGGCGGCAGGCACCCTGGACGAGGTGCGCGGCGCGAGCACCCTGGAGGACGCCTTCGTCGGGCTCGTCGGCGCCGAGAGCGGCGGGATCAAGGAGCTGGCGTGGCTGTCGCGATGA
- a CDS encoding AMP-binding protein, translating into MTDTKSRLVQLIHRHAAGPGSGVALEQGRRSVTYRELAGLVAERASELEALGARGAFVAVERVKSVEFVLDLLAVLAAGGTVVPVDPDTPAERRAVFLDLARPEFLVDGAEVLRLGAHRHPGVPPDAAFVYFTSGSTGTPKPVLGSAAAVAGFAEWFGPEFGVRPQDRFAFLTGLSFEACLRDVFPPLAAGATLVLPEEGAAADPEATVAWLARRDISVVTVVPSVARAWLRHGREVCPSVRAVFFVGEPPGADLLGRWRDLFPDTTLRVNSYGSTESGQATVYNRIPDDLSGDAAIPAGRPVPGTRYCFIEPESVLRAGLVRERLDHPVRAGEIVLVSRSCSHGYLGMPEENAARFAVLGDGVTAYRTGDLGRVDDNGDLVVVGRADDEVKINGVRVHPAEVLRAVRAHPAVRDAFVAATRAADGSASLTAYVVPAGDLEVAHLRRDLADTLPQAMIPARFTEVPELPRTRTGKVDRAALTDLAGRAAPAFAEPSGEEERWVAARFAELLGVARVSAADDLFALGGDSITATRLLSRIWQEYGVRPSPREVFTAATVTGIAALILEYRLLAEDPDELRALLDTLDGPGDGGPSGGDAS; encoded by the coding sequence GTGACAGACACCAAAAGCCGTCTTGTTCAGCTCATTCACCGGCACGCGGCCGGCCCCGGATCGGGGGTCGCGCTGGAGCAGGGCCGCAGGAGCGTGACCTACCGCGAACTGGCCGGGCTCGTGGCGGAGCGCGCTTCTGAGCTGGAGGCGCTCGGAGCGCGCGGTGCGTTCGTGGCGGTCGAGCGGGTGAAGTCGGTGGAGTTCGTGCTCGACCTGCTCGCCGTGCTCGCGGCGGGTGGGACGGTGGTGCCGGTCGATCCGGACACACCGGCCGAGCGGCGCGCGGTGTTCCTGGACCTCGCGCGGCCGGAGTTCCTGGTGGACGGCGCCGAGGTGCTGCGGCTCGGTGCGCACCGGCACCCGGGGGTGCCGCCGGACGCGGCGTTCGTGTACTTCACCTCCGGGTCCACCGGCACGCCGAAACCGGTGCTCGGGTCGGCGGCGGCGGTCGCCGGGTTCGCCGAGTGGTTCGGGCCCGAGTTCGGTGTGCGGCCACAGGACAGGTTCGCGTTCCTCACCGGGCTGAGCTTCGAGGCGTGCCTGCGGGACGTCTTCCCGCCACTGGCGGCCGGCGCGACGCTGGTGCTGCCTGAGGAAGGCGCGGCGGCCGACCCCGAGGCGACCGTCGCGTGGCTGGCCCGGCGGGACATCAGCGTGGTCACGGTCGTGCCGTCGGTGGCGCGCGCGTGGCTGCGGCACGGACGTGAGGTGTGCCCCTCGGTGCGCGCGGTGTTCTTCGTCGGGGAACCCCCTGGCGCGGATCTGCTCGGCCGGTGGCGTGACCTGTTCCCGGACACGACACTGCGCGTCAATTCGTACGGCTCCACCGAGAGCGGCCAGGCCACCGTGTACAACCGCATACCGGACGACCTGTCCGGCGACGCGGCGATCCCCGCCGGCCGTCCCGTCCCCGGCACGCGGTACTGCTTCATCGAACCGGAGTCCGTGCTCAGGGCCGGACTGGTGCGGGAACGGCTGGACCACCCGGTGCGCGCCGGGGAGATCGTGCTGGTGAGCCGTTCGTGCAGCCACGGCTACCTCGGGATGCCGGAGGAGAACGCCGCGAGGTTCGCGGTGCTCGGCGACGGCGTCACGGCGTACCGGACCGGCGACCTCGGCCGGGTGGACGACAACGGTGACCTGGTGGTCGTCGGCAGGGCCGACGACGAGGTGAAGATCAACGGGGTGCGGGTGCACCCGGCGGAGGTGCTGCGGGCCGTCCGCGCGCACCCGGCGGTGCGCGACGCGTTCGTCGCCGCCACCAGGGCCGCGGACGGGTCGGCGAGCCTGACCGCGTACGTCGTCCCGGCCGGTGACCTGGAGGTCGCGCACCTGCGGCGGGACCTCGCCGACACCCTGCCGCAGGCGATGATCCCCGCACGGTTCACCGAGGTCCCCGAGTTGCCGCGCACCCGGACCGGAAAGGTGGACAGGGCCGCGCTGACCGACCTCGCCGGACGTGCCGCGCCGGCCTTCGCCGAACCGTCCGGCGAGGAGGAACGATGGGTGGCCGCGCGGTTCGCCGAGCTGCTCGGCGTGGCGCGCGTGTCGGCGGCCGACGACCTGTTCGCGCTCGGCGGCGACTCGATCACGGCCACCCGCCTGCTGTCGCGCATCTGGCAGGAGTACGGCGTGCGGCCGTCCCCACGCGAGGTGTTCACCGCCGCCACCGTCACGGGGATCGCGGCGTTGATCCTCGAGTACCGGCTGCTCGCCGAGGACCCCGACGAGTTGCGCGCGCTGCTCGACACACTGGACGGCCCCGGCGACGGCGGCCCGTCAGGCGGGGACGCGTCATGA